A genomic region of Mycobacterium senriense contains the following coding sequences:
- a CDS encoding peptidase gives MNSAALRSAILWAATVLMVAGCTTFVDGRALSMLNDPFLVGGLPAINGPSGIRSNAPSPTGKVLNTDNGPIDNLALLSVNDIEDYWQSVYDQSLPGKFVPVGKLVSYNSSDPRSPIVCHNETYKLVNAFYTNRCNLIAWDRGVFMPVAQKYFGDMSVTVVLAHEFGHALQQMAKLVTRRDATIVREQQADCFAGVYLYWVADGKSPRFTLSTADGLDHVLAGIITTRDPVMDSETENDDAHGSALDRISAFQMGFLNGASACAAINRHEIEQRRGDLPNALRVDNSGATETGEVKINQDTLSNLMELLGKVFAPTNPPALSYQPADCPDAKATPPASYCPATNTIVIDLSGLAAMGTVADEKQQTLPQGDDTALSVVMSRYALAVQHEHGLPMQSPWTALRTACLTGVAHRKMAEPIDLPSHNQLLLTAGDLDEAVAGLLTNHLVASDADGTSVPAGFTRIAAFRGGVTGNADACFTRYPG, from the coding sequence ATGAATAGCGCTGCGCTCAGGTCGGCGATCCTCTGGGCAGCGACAGTACTTATGGTGGCCGGTTGCACGACGTTCGTCGACGGGCGTGCGCTGTCGATGCTGAACGACCCCTTTCTGGTCGGGGGACTGCCCGCGATCAACGGGCCCAGCGGAATCCGTTCGAACGCGCCCAGTCCCACGGGGAAGGTGCTCAACACCGACAACGGGCCGATCGACAACCTGGCGCTGTTGTCGGTCAACGACATCGAGGACTACTGGCAGTCGGTATACGACCAATCGCTGCCGGGCAAGTTCGTTCCGGTCGGCAAACTGGTGTCGTACAACTCCAGCGATCCGCGCAGCCCAATCGTGTGCCACAACGAGACCTACAAGCTCGTCAACGCCTTCTACACCAACAGGTGCAACCTGATCGCCTGGGACCGCGGCGTATTCATGCCCGTCGCACAGAAGTACTTCGGCGACATGTCCGTAACCGTTGTGCTGGCACACGAATTCGGACATGCGCTGCAGCAGATGGCGAAGCTGGTGACCCGACGGGACGCGACCATCGTCCGCGAGCAGCAGGCCGACTGCTTCGCGGGCGTCTATCTGTACTGGGTCGCCGACGGCAAGTCGCCGCGCTTCACGCTGAGCACCGCCGACGGGCTCGACCACGTGCTGGCGGGGATCATCACCACCCGTGACCCGGTGATGGACAGCGAGACCGAAAACGACGACGCGCACGGGTCGGCCCTTGACCGCATCAGCGCCTTCCAGATGGGATTCCTCAACGGCGCCTCGGCCTGTGCGGCGATCAACCGCCACGAAATCGAACAGCGCCGTGGCGATCTGCCAAACGCCTTGCGGGTCGACAACTCTGGGGCAACGGAGACCGGTGAGGTGAAGATCAACCAGGACACCCTGTCGAATTTGATGGAGCTGCTGGGAAAGGTCTTCGCCCCGACCAACCCGCCGGCCCTGTCCTACCAGCCGGCCGATTGCCCGGACGCCAAGGCCACCCCACCGGCGTCCTACTGCCCGGCTACCAACACCATCGTGATCGACCTGTCCGGGCTCGCCGCCATGGGCACGGTCGCCGACGAAAAGCAGCAGACCCTGCCGCAGGGCGACGACACCGCGCTGTCCGTCGTGATGTCGAGATATGCGCTGGCGGTGCAGCACGAGCACGGCCTGCCGATGCAGAGCCCGTGGACCGCCCTGCGGACCGCATGCCTGACCGGTGTGGCGCATCGCAAGATGGCTGAGCCGATCGACCTGCCCTCACACAACCAATTGCTGCTGACCGCCGGTGATCTCGACGAGGCGGTCGCCGGCCTGCTCACCAACCATCTGGTGGCCAGTGACGCGGACGGCACCAGCGTGCCGGCCGGTTTCACCCGGATCGCGGCGTTCCGCGGTGGCGTGACCGGCAACGCGGATGCCTGTTTCACCCGCTATCCCGGATGA
- a CDS encoding M28 family peptidase, with protein MISRVGATLLSIAVVAGCSSTRPGVPTATPDLGHSLAKEVNVEGMLTHLRALQNVANANGGNRADGTPGFNASVDYVAKALRDKGFDVQTPQFDRLYTVSLGKPAVTIAGRSYPVDQASLLVQTPPGGLTGQPIRPTRPSGCAPNDYPAVVPKGAIAVVDDAQCSVVDKQNSAVAKGASALIVLSSPTGRGAPPTLFTTGYFKQLTVPVAVLGSSGAAALTGSTAPIRLVLDAQNIKITSRNVVAQTKTGSAHDVVVVGAHLDGSRAGPGINDDGSGVAAVLETALQLGPLAPVNNAVRFVFWGADVDGRNGVLDYVFGMDRDQLNDIALYLNFTMLGSPNAGFFTDDGDQSGPPGPGVLPGDVPEGSAGIERTLSGYLNLAGKRPADMPLDTRADYHPFMIAGVPVGGMTTGSSQPKTPVQARLWGGRPGVPFDPNVQSPRDTVDNINREALAVMGSGVGFAVGSYAESIGGVNGVPPHNKRHRSRVP; from the coding sequence ATGATCTCCCGGGTGGGCGCGACGCTGCTGTCGATCGCGGTGGTGGCCGGTTGTTCGTCGACGCGGCCGGGAGTGCCGACGGCGACGCCGGATCTCGGCCACAGTTTGGCCAAAGAGGTGAACGTCGAGGGCATGCTGACGCACCTGCGTGCCCTGCAGAACGTCGCCAACGCCAATGGCGGCAACCGCGCGGACGGGACGCCGGGGTTCAACGCCAGCGTGGACTACGTCGCTAAAGCTCTGCGGGACAAGGGTTTCGATGTACAGACTCCGCAGTTCGACCGGCTCTACACCGTGTCGTTGGGTAAGCCGGCGGTGACCATTGCGGGCCGCAGCTATCCCGTCGACCAGGCCTCGCTGCTGGTGCAGACGCCGCCCGGGGGACTGACCGGTCAGCCGATCCGGCCGACGCGACCCTCGGGTTGCGCACCCAACGACTACCCGGCCGTCGTGCCCAAGGGCGCGATCGCCGTCGTCGATGACGCGCAGTGTTCGGTGGTCGACAAGCAGAACAGCGCGGTGGCCAAGGGCGCGAGCGCCCTGATCGTGCTCAGTTCGCCCACCGGGCGGGGAGCCCCACCCACGCTGTTCACCACCGGCTATTTCAAGCAGCTGACCGTGCCGGTCGCCGTGCTGGGTTCCTCCGGCGCCGCCGCGCTGACCGGCTCCACCGCGCCGATACGTCTGGTGCTGGATGCGCAGAACATCAAGATCACTTCCCGAAATGTCGTGGCGCAGACCAAAACCGGGTCGGCCCACGACGTCGTCGTGGTGGGCGCGCACCTGGACGGCTCACGCGCCGGACCCGGGATCAATGACGACGGCTCCGGGGTGGCCGCCGTCCTGGAGACGGCGCTGCAACTGGGCCCGCTCGCTCCGGTGAACAACGCGGTGCGGTTCGTGTTCTGGGGCGCCGACGTGGACGGCCGCAACGGCGTCCTGGATTACGTGTTCGGCATGGACCGCGACCAACTCAACGACATCGCGCTGTACTTGAACTTCACCATGCTGGGTTCGCCCAACGCCGGATTCTTCACCGACGACGGCGATCAGTCCGGCCCGCCCGGGCCCGGTGTCTTGCCCGGGGATGTGCCCGAAGGCTCGGCCGGCATCGAACGCACCCTGTCCGGCTATCTGAATCTCGCGGGCAAGCGGCCCGCGGACATGCCGTTGGACACCAGGGCCGACTACCACCCCTTCATGATCGCGGGCGTGCCCGTCGGCGGCATGACCACCGGATCATCGCAGCCGAAAACCCCCGTGCAGGCCCGACTGTGGGGCGGCCGACCCGGTGTGCCGTTCGATCCCAACGTCCAGAGCCCACGCGACACCGTCGACAACATCAACCGGGAAGCGTTGGCCGTCATGGGGTCTGGCGTCGGATTCGCAGTCGGCAGCTACGCGGAGTCGATCGGTGGGGTCAACGGTGTGCCGCCACACAACAAGAGGCATCGCAGCCGGGTGCCCTAA
- a CDS encoding M28 family metallopeptidase, translating to MVNKSATIPALVAVVALTAISTGCFHRSSSDSQQTPAAAGAFASALRDKVTADAMMAHLSKLQDIANANNGTRAVGTPGYEASVDYVVNVLRGSGFDVQTPEFSARVFHADKPVLTVAGKTVEAHALDFSLGTGPDGVSGPLVAAPANNLGCAASDYANLPLQGAVVLVDRGTCPFAQKEDVAAQRGAAAMIIADNVDEQEMGGTLGSATDVKIPVLSVTKSVGVQLRGQPGPTTIKLNASAQSFRARNVIAQTKTGSGTDVVMAGAHLDSVPAGPGINDNGSGVAAVLETAVRLGSSPSVHNALRFGFWGAEELGLIGSRNYVESLDLTALKNIALYLNVDMLASPNPGYFTYDGDQSLPADARGQPVVPEGSAGIERTLVAYLKSAGKTAQDTSFDGRSDYDGFTLAGIPAGGLFSGAEGKMSADQAKLWGGTADQPFDPNYHQKTDTLDHVNRTALGINGGGVAYAIGLYAQDLGGHNGVPVMADRTRHVLSKS from the coding sequence ATGGTGAACAAATCCGCGACGATTCCGGCGTTGGTCGCCGTGGTCGCTCTGACCGCAATCTCAACCGGCTGCTTCCATCGGTCGTCGTCTGACTCGCAGCAAACGCCCGCCGCCGCCGGCGCATTTGCCTCGGCGTTGCGCGACAAGGTCACGGCCGACGCGATGATGGCGCACCTGTCGAAGTTGCAAGACATCGCCAACGCCAACAACGGCACCCGGGCGGTGGGCACGCCTGGATACGAGGCCAGCGTCGACTACGTGGTAAACGTCTTGCGCGGCAGTGGATTCGACGTGCAAACCCCCGAATTCTCGGCGCGGGTGTTCCACGCCGACAAGCCGGTACTCACCGTCGCCGGCAAGACGGTGGAGGCGCACGCACTGGACTTCAGCCTGGGCACCGGTCCGGACGGGGTGAGCGGGCCGCTGGTCGCCGCACCGGCGAACAACCTCGGCTGCGCGGCCTCCGACTACGCGAACCTGCCGCTGCAGGGGGCGGTGGTGCTGGTCGACCGCGGCACCTGCCCGTTCGCCCAGAAGGAAGACGTCGCGGCACAGCGCGGCGCCGCGGCGATGATCATCGCCGACAACGTCGACGAGCAAGAGATGGGCGGAACGCTCGGATCGGCCACGGACGTGAAGATTCCGGTGCTGAGCGTGACCAAATCGGTGGGCGTGCAGCTGCGTGGACAGCCGGGGCCCACCACGATCAAGCTCAACGCCAGCGCCCAAAGTTTCCGGGCCCGCAACGTGATTGCGCAGACCAAGACCGGCTCGGGGACCGACGTGGTGATGGCGGGGGCGCACCTGGACAGCGTGCCCGCCGGGCCGGGCATCAACGACAACGGCTCGGGCGTGGCCGCGGTGCTGGAAACCGCTGTGCGGCTGGGGAGTTCGCCGTCAGTGCACAACGCGCTGCGGTTCGGCTTCTGGGGTGCCGAGGAGCTCGGGCTGATCGGGTCGCGCAACTATGTCGAGTCGCTGGACCTGACGGCGCTGAAAAACATTGCGCTCTACCTGAACGTCGACATGCTCGCGTCGCCGAACCCCGGCTACTTCACCTACGACGGCGACCAGTCGCTGCCCGCGGACGCTCGCGGCCAGCCGGTGGTGCCGGAGGGTTCGGCCGGCATTGAGCGCACACTGGTCGCGTACCTGAAGTCGGCCGGAAAGACCGCGCAGGACACCTCATTCGACGGCCGGTCCGACTACGACGGATTCACCCTGGCGGGGATCCCCGCCGGCGGCCTGTTCTCAGGCGCCGAGGGCAAGATGTCCGCCGACCAGGCCAAGCTGTGGGGCGGGACCGCCGACCAGCCGTTCGACCCCAACTATCACCAGAAGACCGACACGCTCGACCACGTCAACCGCACCGCGCTGGGAATCAACGGTGGCGGCGTGGCTTACGCGATCGGTCTCTACGCGCAAGACCTCGGCGGGCATAACGGCGTCCCCGTCATGGCCGACCGCACCCGGCACGTGCTCAGCAAGTCATGA
- a CDS encoding DUF2752 domain-containing protein, producing the protein MVTRWGAAHANLGAPLVVAASTTLMCAAIWAGDPTTPHGPLPVCPTKALLGIDCPGCGSLRMVYSLMHGNLLAAARFNALGLAAVALLLWTYCAWTYGRLVGRRIRGWQHRRWAAVVTLSLVLAWFVVRNIPVAPFTALYV; encoded by the coding sequence ATGGTGACCCGCTGGGGGGCGGCGCACGCGAATCTGGGTGCACCACTGGTGGTGGCCGCGTCCACCACATTGATGTGCGCCGCCATCTGGGCGGGCGACCCGACCACCCCGCACGGCCCGCTGCCGGTATGCCCCACCAAGGCGTTGTTGGGGATCGACTGTCCCGGATGCGGCAGCCTGCGCATGGTGTATTCGCTTATGCACGGCAATCTGTTGGCGGCCGCCAGGTTCAACGCTTTGGGCCTGGCGGCTGTCGCGTTGTTGCTGTGGACGTACTGCGCCTGGACCTACGGGCGCCTGGTGGGCCGCCGGATCCGCGGCTGGCAGCACCGGCGCTGGGCCGCCGTCGTGACGCTGTCGCTGGTGCTGGCCTGGTTCGTGGTGCGCAACATCCCCGTTGCGCCCTTCACCGCGCTGTATGTCTGA
- a CDS encoding CD225/dispanin family protein, giving the protein MTQPPPPPPGYPPPPSPGYPPQQPAGQAPNNYLVWSILATLFCCLPFGIVAIVKSSQVNGLWAQGRYAEAQASAESAKKWVIWSVVIGVVVGVIYGILMAVGALNTDTNAALAAMF; this is encoded by the coding sequence ATGACACAACCCCCTCCTCCGCCGCCCGGTTATCCGCCGCCGCCTTCGCCCGGTTATCCGCCGCAGCAGCCGGCCGGTCAAGCGCCGAATAACTATCTGGTGTGGTCGATCCTGGCCACCCTCTTCTGCTGTCTGCCCTTCGGAATCGTGGCGATCGTCAAGTCGAGCCAGGTCAATGGGTTGTGGGCGCAGGGCCGCTACGCCGAGGCACAGGCTTCCGCCGAAAGCGCCAAGAAATGGGTGATCTGGTCGGTGGTGATCGGCGTCGTCGTGGGCGTCATCTACGGCATCCTGATGGCGGTCGGTGCGCTGAACACGGACACCAACGCGGCGCTCGCCGCGATGTTCTAG
- a CDS encoding serine/threonine protein kinase, protein MSDFSNVLRAATATALTGGLALAGGGPASADPATTGSASDINTLAASLSKGYGLNNCTAQNIDRSTQLAVLTCGQSPDPRGPAQAKYVLFTNADNLATSFKATIKEDVLIPCGDAGQSPSNWHKDGSSASAGQAACGTYQNAAEIIWTTDANNTLSYLRASNTDVNALYQWWRANG, encoded by the coding sequence ATGTCTGATTTCAGCAACGTGCTGAGGGCGGCGACGGCAACCGCACTCACCGGCGGTTTGGCCTTAGCGGGCGGCGGCCCGGCGAGCGCGGATCCGGCCACCACCGGGAGCGCTTCGGATATCAACACGCTTGCGGCCTCGCTGTCGAAGGGCTACGGCCTGAACAACTGCACCGCCCAGAACATCGACCGCAGCACACAACTCGCGGTGCTCACCTGCGGGCAGAGCCCCGACCCGCGCGGGCCAGCGCAGGCCAAGTACGTGCTGTTCACCAATGCCGACAATCTGGCCACCTCGTTCAAGGCCACCATCAAAGAGGACGTCCTGATCCCGTGCGGCGACGCCGGCCAGTCACCGTCCAACTGGCACAAGGACGGTTCATCCGCGAGCGCAGGGCAGGCCGCCTGCGGCACTTACCAAAACGCCGCCGAGATCATCTGGACCACGGACGCCAACAACACGCTGAGCTACCTGCGCGCGTCCAACACCGACGTCAACGCGCTCTATCAGTGGTGGCGCGCCAACGGCTGA
- a CDS encoding SGNH/GDSL hydrolase family protein: MSRYVALGSSMAAGPGIRPPAAGAPRWSGRSARNYAHLIAQRFQHDLVDVTFSGATTAHVLAERQHRAPPQIAALDGTESLVTVTIGGNDVGYVPLLMAASLPRPLRHVPLLGHRIADLLDRDARDRALDGVFESLCAVGRALRQRSTRARVFFVDYLTMLPPPGVLAEPLSPADADLGRHVAATLETMTADAAAATGCEIIRAGAAGREHHAWSAEPWTTLPARFGFTLPGRPAPLHPNAAGMRAVADLIAAQL; the protein is encoded by the coding sequence ATGAGTCGTTATGTCGCGCTGGGTAGTTCGATGGCCGCAGGTCCGGGCATCCGGCCCCCCGCCGCGGGGGCTCCACGGTGGTCTGGCCGATCGGCACGCAACTACGCGCACCTGATCGCGCAGCGATTCCAGCACGACCTGGTCGACGTCACCTTCTCCGGGGCGACCACCGCGCACGTGCTCGCCGAGCGCCAACACCGCGCACCACCGCAGATCGCCGCGCTGGACGGCACCGAGAGCCTGGTCACGGTGACCATCGGCGGCAACGACGTCGGCTACGTTCCGCTCTTGATGGCCGCATCGCTGCCGCGTCCGTTGCGTCACGTGCCACTGCTGGGGCATCGCATCGCCGACCTGCTGGATCGCGACGCGCGGGATCGCGCCCTGGACGGGGTGTTTGAATCGCTGTGCGCGGTCGGCCGTGCGTTGCGTCAGCGGTCCACCCGGGCACGGGTTTTCTTCGTCGATTACCTGACGATGCTGCCGCCGCCGGGCGTGCTGGCGGAGCCGCTGTCACCCGCCGATGCCGACCTGGGCCGGCACGTGGCCGCCACGCTGGAGACGATGACGGCCGACGCCGCCGCGGCGACCGGTTGCGAAATCATCCGCGCCGGTGCGGCGGGCCGCGAACATCACGCGTGGTCGGCCGAGCCGTGGACGACGCTGCCGGCCCGGTTCGGCTTCACGCTGCCGGGACGTCCCGCACCGTTACACCCGAACGCCGCCGGGATGCGTGCGGTAGCGGATCTGATTGCGGCTCAGCTGTAG
- a CDS encoding thiazole synthase codes for MADAKLTIGDRSFASRLIMGTGGAGNLAVLEEALVASGTELTTVAIRRVDAEGGTGLLDLLNRLGITPLPNTAGCRGAAEAVLTAQLAREALDTNWIKLEVIADERTLLPDAVELVRAAEQLVDDGFVVLPYTNDDPVLARRLEDAGCAAVMPLGSPIGTGLGITNPHNIEMIVARAGVPVVLDAGIGTASDAALAMELGCDAVLLATAVTRAADPAAMAAAMAAAVTAGYLARRAGRIPKRFWAQASSPQR; via the coding sequence GTGGCTGACGCAAAACTGACCATTGGCGACCGCAGCTTCGCGTCGCGGCTCATCATGGGGACCGGGGGAGCGGGCAACCTCGCGGTGCTCGAGGAGGCGCTGGTTGCCTCGGGCACCGAGCTGACGACCGTCGCCATCCGCCGGGTCGACGCCGAGGGCGGCACCGGGCTGCTCGATCTGCTCAACCGGTTGGGCATCACGCCGCTGCCCAACACCGCGGGATGCCGCGGCGCAGCCGAGGCGGTGCTCACCGCACAGTTGGCACGGGAGGCGCTGGACACGAACTGGATCAAGCTCGAGGTGATCGCCGACGAGCGCACGCTGCTGCCCGATGCCGTCGAATTGGTGCGGGCCGCAGAGCAATTGGTCGATGACGGGTTCGTCGTGCTGCCCTACACCAACGATGATCCGGTGCTGGCGCGCCGGCTCGAGGACGCCGGATGCGCGGCGGTCATGCCGCTGGGTTCGCCGATCGGCACCGGCCTCGGCATCACCAACCCGCACAACATCGAGATGATCGTCGCCCGGGCCGGCGTTCCGGTGGTGCTCGACGCCGGCATCGGCACCGCCAGCGACGCCGCCCTGGCGATGGAATTGGGTTGCGACGCCGTGCTGTTGGCCACCGCTGTGACCCGGGCCGCCGATCCGGCCGCGATGGCCGCAGCGATGGCCGCCGCCGTCACCGCCGGGTACCTGGCCCGGCGCGCCGGACGGATCCCGAAGCGATTCTGGGCGCAGGCGTCGAGCCCACAACGATGA
- the thiS gene encoding sulfur carrier protein ThiS: MIVVVNEQKVDVDAHTTVAALLDSLGFPDRGVAVAMDDAVIPRSRWATELFDGARLEIVTAVQGG; encoded by the coding sequence ATGATCGTCGTGGTCAATGAACAGAAGGTCGACGTCGACGCGCACACCACGGTCGCCGCGCTGCTGGATTCCCTCGGCTTTCCGGACCGCGGCGTCGCAGTGGCGATGGACGACGCGGTGATACCGCGATCCCGTTGGGCCACAGAACTTTTCGATGGTGCCCGGCTCGAGATAGTGACGGCGGTGCAAGGTGGCTGA
- the thiO gene encoding glycine oxidase ThiO: MPSGPPLGSLAVIGGGVIGLAVARRAAQAGWSVRVHRGDQKGASWVAGGMLAPHSEGWPGEERLLRLGLESLRLWREGGFTDGLPAEVVTARESLVVAVDRADVEDLRTVAEWLSAQGHPVVWESAARDVEPLLAQGIRHGFRAPTELAVDNRAVVEALGAQCERLGVAWAPPVRDLSDVEADAVVIANGIDAPALWPGLPVRPVKGEVLRLRWRKGCMPLPQRVVRARVHGRQVYLVPRADGVVVGATQYEHGHDTAPVVSGVRDLLDDACAVLPGLGEYELAECAAGLRPMTPDNLPLVRRLDARTLVAAGHGRSGFLLAPWTAEQIVSELAPVGAHQ, translated from the coding sequence ATGCCCTCGGGACCCCCGCTGGGGTCCCTGGCCGTCATCGGCGGCGGCGTCATCGGGCTCGCGGTGGCGCGGCGCGCCGCGCAGGCCGGGTGGTCGGTGCGGGTGCACCGGGGCGACCAGAAGGGCGCGTCCTGGGTCGCCGGCGGCATGCTGGCGCCGCACAGCGAGGGCTGGCCGGGCGAAGAGCGCTTGTTGCGGCTGGGCCTGGAATCGCTGCGGCTGTGGCGCGAGGGCGGTTTCACCGACGGGCTGCCGGCCGAGGTGGTCACCGCGCGCGAGTCGCTGGTGGTGGCCGTCGACCGCGCCGATGTCGAGGACCTGCGCACCGTCGCGGAATGGTTGTCCGCCCAGGGGCATCCGGTGGTCTGGGAGTCGGCCGCCCGCGACGTCGAACCCCTGCTGGCGCAGGGCATCCGGCACGGCTTCCGGGCGCCCACCGAACTGGCCGTGGACAACCGCGCGGTGGTGGAGGCGCTCGGCGCCCAGTGCGAGCGTCTCGGGGTGGCGTGGGCGCCGCCGGTGCGTGACCTGTCGGACGTCGAGGCCGACGCGGTGGTGATCGCCAACGGCATCGACGCGCCGGCGTTGTGGCCCGGCCTGCCGGTGCGGCCGGTGAAGGGCGAGGTGCTGCGGCTGCGGTGGCGCAAGGGTTGTATGCCGTTGCCGCAGCGGGTTGTTCGCGCCCGCGTGCACGGACGGCAGGTGTACCTGGTGCCGCGTGCCGACGGGGTGGTCGTCGGGGCCACTCAATACGAACACGGGCACGACACCGCCCCGGTCGTGTCGGGGGTGCGTGACCTGCTCGACGACGCGTGCGCGGTGCTGCCGGGGCTGGGTGAATACGAGCTGGCCGAGTGCGCCGCCGGGCTGCGCCCGATGACCCCCGATAATCTGCCGCTGGTGCGTCGACTGGACGCGCGGACGCTGGTCGCCGCCGGTCACGGCCGGTCGGGATTCCTGTTGGCGCCCTGGACGGCAGAACAGATCGTTTCCGAACTGGCCCCGGTGGGAGCACACCAATGA
- the thiE gene encoding thiamine phosphate synthase, whose protein sequence is MQCPFDRRLTVLATARLYLCTDARRERGDLAEFADAALAGGVDIIQLRDKGSAGEQRFGPLEAREELAACQILADAARRHGALFAVNDRADIARAAGSDVLHLGQGDLPPAVARDIAGPDVLLGLSSHDREQAAAAAALAEADYFCVGPCWSTPTKPGRQAPGLGLVRAAAEFGTDKPWFAIGGIDEQRLPEVLDAGARRIVVVRAITAAADPRAAAQRLSSALAAAS, encoded by the coding sequence GTGCAGTGTCCCTTCGATAGACGACTTACCGTTCTGGCCACCGCGCGGCTGTATCTGTGCACCGACGCCCGGCGTGAACGCGGCGATCTGGCCGAATTCGCCGACGCCGCCCTGGCCGGCGGCGTGGACATCATCCAGCTGCGCGACAAGGGATCGGCCGGTGAGCAACGGTTCGGCCCGCTCGAGGCGCGCGAGGAGCTGGCGGCGTGCCAGATCCTGGCCGACGCGGCCCGCCGCCACGGCGCCTTGTTCGCCGTCAACGACCGCGCCGACATCGCCCGCGCGGCCGGCTCCGACGTGCTGCATCTCGGACAGGGCGACCTGCCGCCGGCCGTCGCCCGCGACATCGCCGGGCCGGACGTGCTGCTCGGGCTGTCCAGCCACGACCGCGAGCAGGCCGCCGCCGCGGCCGCGCTCGCCGAAGCGGACTACTTCTGCGTCGGGCCGTGCTGGTCCACGCCCACCAAGCCGGGCCGCCAAGCGCCGGGCCTGGGACTGGTGCGGGCCGCCGCCGAGTTCGGAACCGACAAGCCGTGGTTCGCGATCGGCGGCATCGACGAGCAGCGGCTGCCCGAGGTGCTCGACGCCGGCGCCCGGCGCATCGTGGTGGTGCGGGCGATCACCGCGGCCGCCGACCCGCGGGCCGCGGCGCAGCGGCTCAGCTCGGCGCTGGCAGCAGCGAGTTGA
- a CDS encoding NUDIX hydrolase has product MQGDGDGWVISDSGAHYWGRFGAAGLLLRAPQPDGTPAVLLQHRAVWSHQGGTWGLPGGARDSHETPEETAVREANEEAGLLGERLAVRATVVTAEVAGIAGTQWSYTTVVADADELLHTVPNRESAEMRWVAETEVADLPLHPGFAASWQRLRTAPAVLPLDHGDQRRQYLPRTIEIEAGVFVWCMPGDAGQEPSQLTRRINSLLPAPS; this is encoded by the coding sequence GTGCAGGGCGACGGTGACGGTTGGGTGATCTCCGACAGCGGCGCCCATTACTGGGGCCGGTTCGGAGCGGCGGGTTTGCTGCTGCGGGCCCCGCAACCCGACGGTACGCCCGCGGTGTTGCTGCAGCATCGCGCGGTGTGGAGTCACCAGGGCGGGACGTGGGGGCTGCCCGGCGGCGCCCGGGACAGCCACGAAACGCCGGAGGAGACCGCGGTCCGCGAAGCCAACGAGGAGGCCGGGCTGCTCGGTGAGCGGCTCGCGGTGCGCGCGACCGTGGTCACGGCCGAGGTCGCCGGGATCGCCGGCACGCAGTGGAGCTACACCACCGTCGTCGCCGACGCCGATGAGTTGCTGCACACCGTGCCCAACCGGGAAAGCGCCGAGATGCGCTGGGTCGCCGAAACCGAGGTGGCCGACCTGCCGCTGCATCCCGGCTTCGCGGCCAGCTGGCAGCGGCTGCGCACCGCGCCGGCGGTGCTGCCGCTGGACCATGGCGACCAGCGACGGCAATACCTGCCGCGCACGATCGAGATCGAAGCCGGTGTCTTCGTCTGGTGCATGCCCGGTGACGCGGGCCAAGAACCCTCGCAGCTGACCCGCCGGATCAACTCGCTGCTGCCAGCGCCGAGCTGA